One region of Flavobacterium sp. KACC 22763 genomic DNA includes:
- a CDS encoding pectinesterase family protein, whose translation MKKQFIYLFLTLYTVMGFSQTIEKIEAETFNQASGARAETNAARSGGGNVGYIKNNTWIKFNAVNFTEFVTRFDIAAAGATGGTIEFRLGSATGTLIGSATISGSTSFTDYKKFSAAITPTTGSYDLYLVFLGPGTGYLFNVDYFEKVTDNPNAVTHKLTVDVNPASSGTVTLNPAGTTFAKGTEIKLTANKNFGYNFKQWVDDKGAIVSTANPLTYTLNADATLIAQYETVATYALNVNVNGAFGLGDYTVSPAGKDGAFSVYESGTNVTITAVENDIIKFSNWADGSTSLSTSVVMNENKTVTGTYANQTFIAGWTFKNDQYANPRVAELYSKVENRPQLFAYNLADNVFAPNVRLQNRGGKNGFCVWNTERGNFYYFMTTLSTVGYKNINVASGLLGYYYGCDEWTFQYSLDGVNFVNVSALTTINTGTITNIGGVLPTEAEGKEKIYLRWFPNVNGPKHGSAIDVTATILSNLMIKADEVLITDKVAPILESSFPSEAASSVAANGSIILNYNEQVQLGTGNAVLNGKNLNAEFVNKTVKFSYFGLEYNKQYTFTLPAGFVKDLSGNDGSALTLSFKTMEKPIPTKRKFDLIVDADATADQIASGKYVKTIAEAFNAAPSISASRFFVLITNGTYNLGGDGTNPQDVVLKLPSGKNNVSLIAQSKDKVILQGNPGWGIKNAVLSIEANDLYMENVTIEHKDGITTSGQRPALNPAGDRNVYNGVRLRSKQDTQVTGGKRSFYYKSTIEGDVDFICGGGTHWFEDCKLVSVASGYIVAPNHDTATQYGYIFNNNTISAATSYYLGRPWQNAPRAVYLNTKMMTEPNTAGWASMGTVPALFAEYNSVNANGVAVNTDNRTNIFTVNGVAQTGNYNPVLTKAQADEFTIENVLSGTDKWDPRRVVEQIAKPSNLVVSAANTLKWDENPYAMCYVISKEGKILGITIEPTFTDASTTAGTYTYTVQAANEYGGLSDLNSISMAINGGASKSSITYLNSIDGVALIGLTPTEYTEGTVVKLPTPTLAGYTFYGWSSSGNTANTLNEIAATATGNQTLYAFWGVGGNNKPNEVTPPSNFDYEFTAAVNKSWDNAGNYNPAVMPIVGKTVSCTKEIETTATVFPADMTLSGAGTLRLRGAHKATGVLTFKEGTRVYYNTSGAGMTLEAPMVISGNVKFEMISGIANQTIMTLSGPVSGDGIISPLNIGQGVNANTGTLLLKGDNSEFIGNWDLTQKSTKFPTLNYPTVIEGASANAFGSGTIKIGQDNYVIFSHERAAGSTLNLNITENGKASLNTVLNVQKLIINGVDFKEGIYDKTTNPEFFNGEGKIEVKKEAAGGDNDVVPAFPGAEGYGKYVTGGRGGKVIYVTNLNDSGAGSLRDAIGQAGPRIVVFKVSGNIELKSELNITDNITIAGQTAPGGGITLKDYNVKVRGNNIILRYLRFRMGDTHDVENDALGGRFQKNIIVDHCSMSWSTDECVSFYQNENFTLQWCIISESLRNSVHAKGAHGYGGVWGGKNASFHHNLLAHHDSRNPRLGEYANDIFAKTDLVDIRNNVIYNWGGNSCYGGDAMNVNLVNNYWKPGPGTSNSTKERILSTGRSLDATSPLYGIWGKYFVDGNFVVGSERATQDNWTYGVYSQFHGSQLPVSDADKAALKISAPHAFGEITTHSATKAYELVLENAGANLYRDAVDKRAVDDTRSGKASIMNGGNGSTNGYIDTPSATGGWPVLPSGEAPTDTDGDGMPDKWETEKGLNPASSADGNLKTIDGKYTNVEVYINSIVDNIISNQNGSLDVYVNPQNFVEKYNAAENGSKFIMASGTYTTTTDLAVKNHKYAFVPDAGAKPIFAGSFASENPEIVSGSFSFDGVDFDLTNAGANLLQLKKGASVSSFEIKNASIKGIKQSLLVTDGTAENSISKIALENCIIDGSAAAGGSFMQLDSHIVNSISVKNSTIFNYEKGNSFLILQNENAAVQTLNITFESNTIYNSGNAAGNGFVFVDNQYSAASAYSFKNNIMQDERENSKPIYLFNSNNSAGAGKVALDNNLFVGVSSQTVKGAVMVSETNVKTLIGLGLTALAYPNPGQGNFSFSKNSPLAKASLEGGALGDPRWLKADAKFSKISYVNSIDGKAIALSPAEYMEGVVTNLKTPKLEGYTFFGWSATATTPGLLKTIPAAATGDQLFYAFWGEGGNNKPDPKPIVKSGVSYLNSIDGKAISGLTPMEYTEGSALSLPIPTLKDYTFFGWSTSATVPNSIKEIAVTATGNQTFYAFWGAGGNNKQDEAPTFYSISYLNLPAGAINPNKTSAQTGIAFTLEEAQCSGYRFLGWYADAFYSKEITGFGTTQKDNFTLYGRWKKLGEFLVFPTVATGKVTLKSSAEFDQLAIFSMNGLLVKQVDVIGSETEISVSDLPSGAYFIKSLKTEQTARIIVK comes from the coding sequence ATGAAAAAACAATTTATTTATCTATTCCTCACGCTGTATACAGTTATGGGGTTTTCTCAGACCATTGAGAAAATTGAAGCTGAAACTTTTAATCAGGCTTCAGGAGCACGAGCCGAAACGAATGCCGCCCGCTCGGGAGGCGGAAACGTTGGTTACATAAAGAACAATACTTGGATTAAATTTAATGCAGTTAATTTTACCGAGTTTGTTACCCGTTTTGATATTGCTGCAGCAGGAGCTACTGGCGGAACAATTGAATTTAGATTGGGTTCTGCAACAGGAACTTTAATTGGTTCTGCAACGATCTCAGGAAGCACAAGCTTTACCGATTACAAGAAGTTCTCGGCAGCCATCACGCCAACTACGGGGTCATACGATCTGTATCTTGTTTTTCTTGGGCCAGGAACAGGATATTTGTTTAACGTAGATTATTTCGAAAAAGTAACTGACAACCCAAATGCTGTGACGCACAAATTGACTGTAGATGTCAATCCGGCCTCATCTGGAACTGTTACGCTTAATCCTGCTGGAACTACATTTGCAAAAGGAACCGAAATAAAACTCACTGCCAATAAAAATTTTGGTTACAATTTTAAGCAATGGGTAGATGATAAAGGAGCTATTGTTTCAACAGCAAATCCGTTAACTTATACTCTAAATGCTGACGCAACACTTATTGCTCAATACGAGACAGTAGCCACTTATGCCTTAAATGTTAATGTAAACGGAGCTTTTGGTTTAGGTGATTATACTGTTTCTCCTGCGGGAAAAGATGGTGCATTTTCAGTTTACGAAAGCGGTACCAATGTTACGATTACGGCTGTAGAAAATGATATTATAAAATTCAGCAACTGGGCTGACGGATCTACGTCATTAAGCACTTCTGTAGTGATGAATGAAAATAAAACGGTTACAGGAACCTATGCTAATCAGACTTTTATTGCAGGATGGACATTTAAGAATGATCAATATGCAAATCCGAGAGTGGCTGAATTGTATTCAAAGGTAGAAAACAGACCGCAGCTATTTGCCTATAATTTGGCAGATAATGTTTTTGCTCCCAATGTCAGACTCCAAAATCGAGGAGGAAAGAACGGGTTTTGCGTCTGGAATACCGAAAGAGGGAATTTTTATTATTTTATGACTACACTTTCAACTGTTGGCTATAAAAATATAAATGTCGCTTCGGGTTTATTAGGCTATTATTATGGATGTGATGAGTGGACATTTCAGTATTCCTTAGACGGGGTAAACTTTGTAAATGTTTCGGCTTTAACGACTATCAATACAGGAACAATTACCAATATTGGCGGAGTTCTTCCTACTGAAGCCGAAGGAAAAGAAAAAATCTATTTAAGATGGTTTCCAAATGTAAACGGACCAAAACACGGTTCGGCAATTGATGTTACAGCAACAATTCTGTCCAATTTAATGATAAAAGCCGATGAGGTTTTGATTACAGATAAAGTTGCGCCAATTTTAGAATCTTCATTTCCGTCAGAGGCAGCAAGTTCTGTGGCAGCCAATGGAAGCATTATTTTAAATTATAACGAACAGGTTCAGTTAGGAACGGGAAATGCTGTTTTAAATGGCAAAAACCTAAACGCCGAATTTGTAAACAAAACAGTTAAATTCAGCTATTTCGGATTAGAATATAACAAACAATATACTTTTACGCTCCCAGCAGGATTTGTAAAAGATCTTTCCGGAAATGACGGTTCAGCACTTACTTTGTCATTTAAAACAATGGAAAAGCCAATTCCAACAAAACGTAAATTTGATTTAATTGTAGATGCAGATGCTACAGCAGATCAGATTGCTTCAGGAAAATATGTAAAAACAATTGCAGAAGCTTTTAATGCCGCGCCCAGTATTTCGGCGTCACGTTTTTTTGTATTAATTACAAACGGAACTTATAATTTGGGTGGAGACGGCACAAATCCGCAGGATGTAGTTTTAAAGCTACCATCAGGAAAGAATAACGTTTCGCTAATTGCACAATCTAAAGACAAAGTAATTCTGCAAGGAAACCCAGGTTGGGGAATTAAAAACGCTGTTCTTTCTATTGAAGCCAATGATTTGTATATGGAAAATGTAACCATCGAACACAAGGATGGAATCACAACTTCTGGACAAAGACCTGCTTTGAATCCCGCAGGAGATCGAAATGTTTATAATGGAGTTCGACTTAGAAGCAAACAGGATACGCAGGTAACGGGAGGAAAAAGAAGTTTTTACTATAAATCTACAATCGAAGGAGATGTTGATTTTATCTGTGGTGGAGGAACGCATTGGTTTGAAGATTGTAAATTGGTTTCGGTTGCTTCCGGTTATATTGTAGCTCCAAATCATGATACAGCTACGCAATACGGGTATATTTTCAATAACAACACGATTTCTGCAGCTACAAGCTATTATTTGGGACGTCCTTGGCAAAATGCACCACGAGCAGTTTATCTGAATACAAAAATGATGACTGAACCCAATACGGCTGGTTGGGCAAGTATGGGAACAGTGCCAGCACTTTTTGCCGAATATAATAGCGTTAACGCAAATGGAGTTGCTGTGAATACCGACAATAGAACCAATATATTTACTGTAAATGGCGTGGCACAGACAGGAAATTATAATCCTGTTTTGACTAAAGCGCAAGCTGATGAATTTACGATTGAAAATGTACTAAGCGGAACAGACAAATGGGATCCGCGTAGGGTGGTGGAGCAAATCGCAAAACCTTCAAATCTTGTTGTATCTGCTGCTAACACTTTAAAATGGGATGAAAATCCGTATGCAATGTGTTATGTGATCAGTAAAGAAGGTAAAATTTTAGGCATTACAATCGAACCTACTTTTACAGATGCTTCAACAACTGCGGGAACTTATACTTATACCGTGCAAGCAGCAAATGAATACGGCGGATTAAGCGATTTGAATAGTATCAGTATGGCTATTAATGGAGGAGCATCTAAATCTTCTATTACGTATTTAAATTCAATAGACGGAGTAGCTCTGATCGGTTTAACGCCAACAGAATATACTGAGGGTACAGTAGTAAAATTGCCAACTCCAACTTTAGCAGGATATACTTTTTATGGATGGTCATCTTCTGGCAATACAGCAAATACTTTAAATGAAATTGCTGCCACAGCAACAGGAAACCAGACTTTATATGCTTTCTGGGGAGTTGGAGGAAATAATAAACCAAATGAAGTTACGCCGCCTTCTAATTTTGATTATGAGTTTACAGCTGCTGTGAACAAAAGCTGGGATAATGCAGGAAACTATAATCCAGCTGTTATGCCAATTGTAGGCAAAACCGTTTCCTGTACCAAGGAAATTGAAACAACAGCTACAGTTTTTCCTGCCGATATGACTTTATCTGGCGCAGGGACACTTCGCTTGAGAGGTGCTCACAAAGCTACCGGCGTCCTGACTTTTAAAGAAGGAACGCGAGTATATTACAATACAAGCGGTGCGGGAATGACTTTAGAAGCGCCAATGGTTATTTCTGGAAATGTAAAATTCGAAATGATTTCTGGTATTGCCAATCAAACCATAATGACTTTAAGCGGGCCTGTTTCAGGAGACGGAATCATTTCGCCTTTAAATATTGGTCAGGGAGTGAATGCCAATACAGGAACTCTGCTTCTTAAAGGTGATAACAGTGAATTTATCGGTAATTGGGATCTTACACAGAAAAGCACAAAATTTCCAACATTAAATTATCCAACGGTAATTGAAGGCGCTTCTGCAAATGCTTTTGGCTCTGGGACTATTAAAATCGGTCAGGATAATTATGTTATTTTTAGCCATGAACGTGCAGCTGGTTCCACTTTAAATCTAAATATCACAGAAAATGGGAAAGCGTCGTTGAATACTGTTTTAAATGTTCAAAAACTTATTATTAATGGAGTAGATTTTAAAGAAGGAATTTACGATAAAACGACAAATCCTGAGTTTTTTAACGGAGAAGGAAAAATCGAAGTTAAAAAAGAAGCAGCAGGTGGGGACAATGATGTTGTTCCTGCGTTTCCTGGTGCTGAAGGTTATGGAAAATATGTAACTGGCGGCCGTGGCGGAAAAGTAATTTATGTTACCAATTTGAATGATTCGGGAGCGGGTTCGCTTCGAGATGCGATTGGTCAGGCTGGTCCTAGAATTGTTGTGTTTAAAGTTTCTGGAAATATTGAGTTAAAAAGCGAATTGAATATTACCGATAATATTACAATTGCAGGACAAACAGCTCCAGGAGGCGGTATCACTTTAAAAGATTATAATGTCAAAGTAAGAGGAAATAACATTATTCTTCGCTATTTGCGCTTTAGAATGGGAGATACCCATGATGTGGAAAATGATGCTTTAGGAGGACGTTTTCAAAAAAATATCATTGTAGACCACTGCTCTATGAGCTGGTCAACAGACGAATGCGTTTCTTTTTATCAAAATGAGAACTTTACGCTGCAATGGTGTATTATTTCTGAAAGCCTTAGGAATTCTGTTCACGCAAAAGGAGCCCACGGATATGGTGGTGTTTGGGGCGGAAAGAATGCTTCATTCCATCATAATCTGTTAGCGCATCATGATAGCCGCAATCCGAGGTTGGGAGAATATGCAAATGATATTTTTGCAAAAACTGATTTAGTAGATATTCGCAACAACGTAATTTACAATTGGGGAGGAAATAGCTGTTATGGCGGAGATGCGATGAATGTAAATCTGGTAAACAATTACTGGAAACCTGGGCCAGGAACATCAAATTCTACTAAGGAACGTATTCTGTCAACGGGCAGAAGTTTAGACGCAACTTCGCCATTATACGGAATTTGGGGGAAATATTTTGTTGACGGAAATTTTGTGGTAGGATCGGAAAGAGCAACGCAGGATAACTGGACATACGGGGTTTACAGCCAATTTCATGGCAGCCAGCTTCCTGTAAGCGATGCAGATAAAGCTGCATTGAAAATCAGTGCACCCCACGCTTTCGGCGAAATTACAACTCATAGCGCAACAAAAGCATATGAATTGGTTTTGGAAAATGCAGGAGCGAATCTATACAGAGATGCTGTCGATAAGAGAGCGGTAGACGACACGCGTTCTGGCAAAGCTAGTATTATGAATGGAGGTAACGGAAGCACTAACGGCTATATCGACACGCCTTCAGCAACAGGCGGATGGCCAGTATTGCCTTCTGGAGAAGCGCCAACAGATACAGATGGTGACGGTATGCCTGATAAATGGGAAACAGAAAAAGGATTAAATCCTGCAAGTTCTGCTGATGGCAATTTAAAAACAATTGACGGAAAATATACTAACGTTGAAGTTTACATCAACAGTATTGTAGATAATATTATATCAAATCAAAATGGCAGTTTAGATGTGTATGTGAATCCGCAGAATTTTGTTGAGAAGTACAATGCGGCAGAAAACGGCTCTAAATTTATTATGGCGAGCGGTACATATACGACGACAACAGATCTAGCGGTTAAAAACCATAAATATGCTTTTGTTCCAGATGCAGGCGCGAAACCTATTTTTGCGGGATCTTTTGCTTCAGAAAATCCAGAAATTGTTTCGGGAAGCTTTAGTTTTGATGGTGTTGATTTTGATTTGACAAATGCTGGAGCAAATCTGCTTCAGTTGAAAAAAGGAGCAAGCGTATCGAGTTTCGAAATAAAAAATGCCTCAATTAAAGGAATCAAACAAAGTTTATTAGTAACTGATGGAACTGCTGAGAATTCTATTTCTAAAATTGCTTTAGAAAACTGTATTATTGATGGAAGTGCAGCAGCTGGAGGAAGTTTTATGCAGCTTGATTCGCATATTGTAAATTCTATTTCGGTTAAAAATTCGACTATTTTCAATTACGAAAAAGGAAACAGTTTCTTGATCCTTCAAAACGAAAATGCCGCAGTTCAAACGTTAAACATCACTTTTGAAAGCAATACGATTTATAATTCAGGAAATGCAGCTGGAAACGGATTTGTGTTTGTAGACAATCAGTACAGTGCTGCATCGGCTTACTCTTTCAAAAATAATATTATGCAGGACGAAAGAGAAAATTCAAAACCAATTTATCTCTTCAATTCTAATAATTCTGCCGGAGCAGGAAAAGTAGCTTTAGACAATAATCTTTTTGTTGGAGTTTCTTCTCAAACAGTTAAAGGAGCAGTGATGGTTAGTGAAACCAATGTTAAGACTTTAATTGGGTTAGGATTAACAGCACTCGCGTACCCAAATCCAGGGCAAGGAAATTTTAGTTTTTCTAAAAATTCACCTTTAGCGAAAGCCTCTTTAGAAGGAGGAGCATTAGGAGATCCGAGATGGTTAAAAGCTGATGCAAAATTTTCTAAAATCAGTTATGTAAATTCTATTGATGGAAAAGCTATAGCACTTTCTCCGGCGGAATATATGGAAGGAGTCGTAACGAACTTAAAAACTCCAAAATTAGAAGGCTATACCTTTTTTGGATGGTCGGCTACTGCAACCACGCCAGGATTATTGAAAACAATTCCTGCAGCAGCAACAGGAGATCAACTGTTTTACGCTTTCTGGGGAGAAGGAGGAAATAACAAACCTGATCCCAAACCTATTGTAAAATCTGGTGTTTCATACCTAAATTCGATTGATGGTAAAGCAATTTCTGGTTTAACCCCAATGGAGTATACGGAAGGTTCAGCATTATCATTGCCGATTCCAACCTTAAAAGACTATACATTTTTTGGATGGTCAACTTCGGCAACGGTACCGAATTCAATAAAAGAAATTGCAGTTACGGCGACAGGAAATCAGACTTTCTATGCTTTTTGGGGAGCTGGTGGAAACAACAAACAGGATGAAGCGCCGACTTTTTACAGCATTTCATATTTGAATCTGCCTGCGGGAGCTATTAATCCAAATAAAACAAGCGCACAAACCGGAATTGCTTTTACGCTGGAAGAGGCGCAATGCTCGGGATATCGATTTTTAGGATGGTATGCTGACGCTTTTTACTCAAAAGAAATAACAGGTTTTGGAACTACTCAGAAAGATAATTTCACGCTTTACGGGCGCTGGAAAAAGCTGGGCGAGTTTTTAGTTTTTCCAACTGTTGCTACAGGAAAAGTTACCTTGAAATCAAGTGCAGAATTTGATCAATTGGCAATCTTTAGTATGAACGGGCTTTTAGTTAAACAAGTTGATGTCATTGGTTCCGAAACGGAGATTTCGGTGTCAGATTTGCCCTCTGGAGCTTATTTCATTAAGAGTCTTAAGACAGAGCAGACAGCTAGAATTATCGTTAAATAA
- a CDS encoding alpha/beta hydrolase, producing the protein MNAQYLEGLTQVRDTSFNNKSAYKKTVKYFPNTTLVPEMHFDDVVQKNDIVYCSYGKRRMKLDVFFNNNKKEKQTAIILIHGGGWRSGSRDQHHQMAQKLASIGYVCFTPEYRHSTEALFPAAIYDLKASIRWVRENAEKYNVNPDRIVSLGFSAGGQLAAFMGVTGNMPLFEGDITNSKSKSQINAIVDIDGTLSFVHPESSEMKDTKNFGASAQWIGYSMKDNPQLWETASPLSYANASAPPTLFINSSIPKMHAGRDDFRKILTENGIYSEVHEFENSPHAFCLFNPWFEPTIQYIDQFLTKVFN; encoded by the coding sequence ATGAATGCACAATATCTGGAGGGACTTACTCAAGTTAGGGATACTTCTTTCAATAACAAAAGCGCTTACAAGAAAACGGTAAAGTATTTCCCAAACACGACTTTGGTTCCCGAAATGCATTTTGATGATGTTGTGCAGAAGAACGATATTGTGTACTGCAGTTACGGTAAACGCAGAATGAAACTCGATGTTTTTTTCAATAATAATAAAAAAGAAAAACAAACAGCCATTATTCTTATTCATGGAGGAGGATGGCGATCTGGAAGCCGAGATCAACACCATCAGATGGCGCAGAAATTAGCAAGTATTGGTTATGTTTGTTTTACACCAGAATACCGGCACTCTACAGAAGCGCTTTTTCCGGCAGCGATTTATGATCTCAAAGCTTCGATTCGCTGGGTAAGAGAAAATGCCGAAAAGTATAATGTAAATCCTGATCGAATTGTTTCTCTCGGATTTTCTGCTGGAGGACAATTAGCTGCTTTTATGGGCGTAACGGGAAATATGCCTTTGTTTGAAGGAGATATAACCAATTCAAAATCCAAATCTCAAATAAATGCGATAGTTGATATCGACGGAACGTTATCGTTTGTTCATCCCGAAAGCAGTGAAATGAAAGACACTAAAAATTTTGGCGCAAGTGCGCAGTGGATTGGGTATTCCATGAAAGACAACCCGCAACTTTGGGAAACTGCTTCTCCTTTGTCTTATGCAAACGCTTCAGCTCCACCGACATTATTTATCAACAGTTCGATCCCGAAAATGCATGCTGGCAGAGATGATTTCAGAAAGATTTTAACTGAGAACGGAATCTATTCTGAGGTTCACGAATTTGAGAATTCACCGCACGCTTTTTGTCTTTTCAATCCGTGGTTTGAACCGACAATTCAATACATAGATCAATTTTTAACTAAAGTTTTTAACTAA
- a CDS encoding pectinesterase family protein: protein MILFNFLAASVFFLNFSFRNESIDQMKENSKEVKSSDFIVDASGKGDFKTVQEAFNAVALSKTSQTKIFVKNGIYKEKLELALNKNNITLIGESKENVILTYDDYASKSNGEGGTIGTSGSASFIVSGNSFTAQNITFENSSGPVGQAVAVRIDGDKIIFENCKFLGFQDTLYPRESKSRQYYKNCYIEGTTDFIFGGSTAVFEDCEIFSKKGGSYITAANTPESNPYGFVFLNCKLTSNSGDSSYYLGRPWRNYARTVFLKCDMGSHIKPQGWHNWGKQEAEKTVFYAEYQSTGANTASRVNWSHQLSVEQFKREYSMKAIFNDWKPN from the coding sequence ATGATACTATTCAATTTTTTAGCTGCTTCGGTTTTCTTTTTGAATTTTTCATTTAGAAATGAATCCATAGATCAAATGAAGGAAAATTCAAAGGAAGTCAAATCCAGTGATTTCATAGTGGATGCTAGTGGAAAAGGAGATTTTAAAACTGTGCAAGAAGCTTTTAATGCGGTAGCATTGTCTAAAACCTCACAAACTAAAATTTTTGTAAAAAATGGTATTTACAAAGAGAAACTAGAATTGGCTTTAAATAAAAACAATATAACGCTGATTGGAGAAAGTAAAGAAAATGTAATACTGACTTATGATGATTATGCTTCAAAATCGAATGGTGAAGGAGGAACAATCGGAACTTCCGGATCAGCGAGTTTTATTGTCAGCGGAAATAGTTTTACAGCTCAGAATATTACGTTTGAGAATTCATCTGGTCCAGTTGGGCAAGCTGTTGCTGTAAGAATCGATGGAGATAAAATCATCTTCGAAAATTGTAAATTTTTAGGTTTCCAAGATACTTTATATCCGAGAGAAAGCAAAAGCAGACAATATTATAAAAATTGTTATATAGAAGGAACAACGGACTTTATTTTTGGTGGTTCAACCGCAGTTTTTGAGGATTGTGAAATCTTCTCCAAAAAAGGAGGTTCTTATATTACTGCTGCCAATACACCAGAATCAAATCCATATGGTTTTGTTTTTCTTAACTGTAAACTAACGTCAAATTCTGGAGATAGCTCTTATTACTTAGGAAGACCTTGGAGAAATTATGCTAGAACTGTATTTCTGAAATGCGATATGGGTTCGCACATAAAACCGCAAGGCTGGCACAATTGGGGAAAACAAGAAGCAGAAAAAACAGTCTTTTATGCCGAATACCAATCAACAGGAGCAAATACAGCATCCCGTGTCAATTGGTCACATCAGCTTTCCGTAGAACAGTTTAAAAGGGAATATTCGATGAAAGCAATTTTCAATGATTGGAAACCGAATTAA
- a CDS encoding glycoside hydrolase family 28 protein produces MIKIKRTLLLTAFLLMALSGSSQKKGGSNRPDASLKIPFKMPEVQIPKFKSDTLNIVDFGAVPNTEQLCTNAINSAIEKCSKSGGGVVLIPAGLWTTGPIKLKSNVNLHTENGAFVSFTSDLKQYKLIESYFEGNKVIRCESPIMGVNLENIAITGQGIFDGNGAVWRPVKIGKMTAGQWSDLVNSGGVLSKDGKIWYPSKGAYEGNEERSKLPKKETVENMEPYKEALRPVMVSLVNCKKLLLDGVTFQNSPAWNVNPLMCEHLTLRNLTIRNPWYSQNGDGLDLESCRIGTVTNCRFDVGDDAICIKSGKDKEGRDRAKPTELFVITDCVVYHAHGGFTIGSEMSGGVKNIYAKNLTFNGTDCGLRFKSVRGRGGVVENIWMEDIRMNNIPTDAINFNLYYFGKSLSEDKETGEVTVAKEPITEETPAFKNMYFKNISVNGAAQALKIMGIPEMPVANIEFENMIIRSEVGVQLNYASKIAFKNLDLRLAKPGIAMSFSNCKNVSLDGLKSTGENQMFWVGGLETKDISLKTNGNKIVLNKDLKVLESVKGEVRVVN; encoded by the coding sequence ATGATAAAAATTAAAAGGACACTTCTTTTAACGGCATTTCTTCTAATGGCATTATCTGGTTCTAGCCAAAAAAAGGGAGGTTCAAATAGGCCTGATGCCTCTTTGAAAATTCCTTTCAAAATGCCAGAAGTTCAAATTCCGAAGTTCAAAAGTGATACGCTAAATATTGTTGATTTTGGCGCAGTTCCAAATACAGAACAGCTTTGTACCAATGCTATTAATTCGGCAATTGAAAAATGCTCTAAATCGGGTGGCGGAGTGGTGCTAATTCCCGCGGGTCTATGGACAACAGGACCAATTAAGCTGAAAAGCAATGTAAATCTTCATACTGAAAATGGTGCTTTTGTTTCTTTTACGAGTGATTTAAAACAATATAAACTGATAGAATCTTATTTTGAAGGAAATAAAGTGATTCGCTGCGAATCGCCTATTATGGGCGTTAATTTAGAAAACATCGCCATTACAGGCCAGGGCATTTTTGACGGCAACGGTGCTGTGTGGAGACCTGTTAAAATCGGAAAAATGACGGCTGGACAATGGAGCGATTTAGTGAATTCTGGCGGAGTTTTGTCTAAGGATGGAAAAATCTGGTATCCTTCAAAAGGCGCTTATGAGGGGAATGAAGAAAGAAGCAAATTGCCTAAAAAGGAAACTGTGGAAAATATGGAACCTTACAAAGAAGCTCTTCGCCCTGTTATGGTAAGTTTGGTCAATTGCAAGAAACTGCTTTTAGATGGCGTTACCTTTCAAAACTCTCCTGCATGGAATGTCAATCCGTTAATGTGCGAACATCTTACTTTACGCAACTTAACGATTCGTAATCCGTGGTATTCTCAAAATGGAGACGGTTTGGATTTAGAATCTTGCAGAATCGGAACGGTAACCAACTGCCGTTTTGATGTTGGGGACGATGCCATTTGCATTAAATCTGGAAAAGATAAAGAAGGAAGGGACCGTGCAAAACCAACAGAATTATTTGTAATTACAGATTGTGTGGTGTACCACGCACATGGAGGTTTTACTATTGGAAGCGAAATGTCGGGAGGCGTTAAAAATATATACGCTAAAAATCTAACATTTAACGGAACAGATTGCGGACTTCGCTTTAAATCGGTTCGAGGCCGTGGCGGTGTAGTGGAGAATATTTGGATGGAAGACATTCGTATGAATAATATTCCAACAGACGCCATCAACTTCAACTTATATTATTTCGGAAAATCATTATCTGAAGACAAAGAAACGGGAGAAGTAACGGTGGCCAAAGAACCAATTACGGAAGAAACACCTGCCTTTAAAAATATGTATTTCAAAAACATTTCTGTAAACGGTGCGGCTCAGGCTTTAAAAATTATGGGAATTCCAGAAATGCCAGTTGCCAATATTGAATTTGAGAATATGATAATCCGTTCAGAAGTTGGTGTTCAGTTAAATTATGCAAGCAAAATCGCTTTTAAAAACCTTGATTTGAGATTAGCTAAACCTGGAATTGCAATGAGTTTTTCAAACTGCAAGAATGTGAGTTTGGATGGACTTAAATCGACTGGAGAAAATCAGATGTTTTGGGTTGGAGGTTTAGAAACAAAAGATATTTCATTAAAAACAAATGGAAATAAAATAGTTCTGAATAAAGACCTAAAAGTTTTAGAATCCGTAAAAGGTGAGGTTAGAGTAGTAAACTAA